A stretch of DNA from Desulfurella amilsii:
GCCTTTGGATGCAAGCGCATCTGGGACAAACAGGGTGGGCTACTACATAAGGGTGCCAATGGGTGTGATTGCAGCTATTACACCATTTAACTTTCCCTTAAACCTCGTTGCACACAAAGTAGCACCAGCTATTGCCTCAGGCAATACAATTGTACTAAAGCCAGCTTCAACTACACCTGTTACGGCTTTGATATTAGCTGAAATTTTAGAAGAAGCAGGGTTGCCAAAAGGGGTGTTTAATGTGGTAATTGGCTCTGGCTCAAGCATAGGTGATTATCTTGTATCCCACCCAATGGTAAAGAAGGTAACATTTACAGGCTCACCTGCAGTAGGTGATTCAATCATTAGAAAAGCTGGCATAAAGAGAGTGACTCTAGAGCTTGGCAACAACTCAGCTACAATAATAGAAAAAGATGCTATAATAGAT
This window harbors:
- a CDS encoding aldehyde dehydrogenase family protein; the encoded protein is MQTYKTYIGGSWVETDKLLDVTEKYTNEVFAKVPLCDTKEVDTAVSAAQDAFESFRKTPAYERSQILDKAANLILKRKDEIAAVICKEAGKAWKYSLGEVIRGYETFKFASCEAIRIHGETVPLDASASGTNRVGYYIRVPMGVIAAITPFNFPLNLVAHKVAPAIASGNTIVLKPASTTPVTALILAEILEEAGLPKGVFNVVIGSGSSIGDYLVSHPMVKKVTFTGSPAVGDSIIRKAGIKRVTLELGNNSATIIEKDAIID